From Bacillus pumilus, one genomic window encodes:
- a CDS encoding SpoIID/LytB domain-containing protein → MKKTGVTLIVLMTLTLLVAPFQSAMASSTISVKLSNYIGNKKTMDLSTAGEYKLSGSNVAVTKRYDGKNRYEVANSIASAGWKNPSTVVIVSRDAFDHAISVSPLAYKLGAPILYTNIERLTKTTENQLKKMKPDNILIIGNTKSISTAAEKSIKKYGKVRRISGKDKFEISQKIAKEMGNYKQAVVVGGNSFMNGIAIASYASRKGYPILLTKKDSIPSYKLPSKVIIIGSTKSTGQKVENQIKKTSQVTRISGANRYELSVNIIKKLNINADKVYLAKASSYIYAMPLSQLAAKSNSTVVYVKPDSVTASLKALLKQKGTYAYHLAGSTSAIKDSLKNSLAKQVYLKKNQNYQLDISNGKISLKGIKTYNTLRVVPEKYSTKNVLQIAGKPYLGSVNFAIESGYIRPTLENIPFEDYLKGVVPNEMPASWHVEALKAQAVAARTYSVKSIGKVVPDTTAFQVYGGYNWYTNSTKAVDATKGKVLKYNNQLISATYYSSNGGYTEASEEVWANALPYLVAKKDTKDPVNAWTLKLSKKQLGTTLTASTAASQWSKTKETNAADLAGLKSWLLKNKETAASDMKIASISSLTFSGKTKGQRAKTVSIKLTYHLKNKTGTYAVNKSTTASMKMTEFRSVMGATKVKSTFASVKNNTNDFTISGKGYGHGIGMSQYGAKARAESGNSYSSILSFYYPGTKLTNY, encoded by the coding sequence TTGAAGAAAACAGGCGTTACACTTATTGTTCTCATGACACTGACTCTACTAGTCGCACCCTTTCAGTCTGCCATGGCTAGCTCGACAATTTCAGTGAAATTGTCTAATTATATCGGAAATAAAAAAACGATGGATCTATCCACAGCTGGAGAATACAAGCTGTCAGGATCGAATGTGGCTGTCACGAAAAGATATGATGGCAAAAATCGATACGAAGTTGCTAATAGCATCGCGTCTGCCGGCTGGAAGAATCCATCAACTGTTGTCATTGTGAGCCGTGATGCATTTGATCACGCCATTTCTGTATCACCGTTAGCTTACAAACTAGGCGCACCCATTTTGTATACGAACATTGAAAGACTGACAAAAACAACTGAAAACCAGCTGAAGAAAATGAAGCCGGATAACATCCTGATCATCGGTAACACGAAAAGTATTTCCACAGCTGCTGAGAAATCTATTAAAAAGTATGGCAAAGTCAGACGTATTAGTGGAAAAGACAAGTTTGAAATCTCTCAAAAAATCGCTAAAGAAATGGGTAACTATAAGCAAGCTGTCGTTGTCGGCGGAAACTCATTTATGAATGGGATTGCGATTGCATCCTATGCATCGAGAAAGGGATATCCAATCCTGTTAACAAAAAAAGATTCCATTCCGTCTTACAAGCTGCCAAGTAAAGTCATCATCATCGGCAGTACGAAAAGTACGGGACAAAAAGTAGAGAATCAAATTAAAAAAACGTCACAGGTGACAAGAATCAGTGGTGCCAATCGCTATGAACTATCTGTGAATATTATTAAGAAATTAAATATCAATGCAGATAAAGTTTATTTGGCAAAAGCCTCTAGCTATATTTATGCTATGCCGCTGTCTCAATTGGCTGCAAAGTCTAACAGTACCGTTGTGTATGTGAAACCAGATTCTGTCACAGCGTCACTAAAAGCACTGCTGAAACAAAAGGGTACATATGCTTATCACCTTGCTGGTAGCACAAGTGCGATTAAAGATAGCTTGAAAAACTCATTAGCTAAACAAGTCTATCTGAAAAAAAATCAAAACTACCAATTGGATATTTCTAACGGAAAAATTTCATTAAAAGGCATAAAGACGTATAACACATTAAGAGTTGTTCCTGAGAAATATTCAACGAAAAATGTCCTTCAAATTGCAGGGAAGCCGTACTTAGGCAGCGTCAACTTTGCAATTGAATCAGGTTATATCAGGCCGACTCTCGAAAATATTCCATTTGAAGACTATCTAAAAGGCGTAGTACCAAATGAAATGCCTGCAAGCTGGCATGTTGAAGCGCTAAAAGCACAGGCAGTTGCCGCTAGAACGTATTCAGTGAAAAGTATTGGAAAAGTCGTACCTGATACAACTGCCTTCCAAGTATATGGAGGATATAACTGGTACACGAATTCGACAAAAGCTGTCGATGCCACAAAAGGGAAGGTACTGAAATACAACAATCAGCTCATTTCAGCAACCTATTATTCTAGTAATGGCGGTTATACAGAGGCAAGTGAAGAAGTGTGGGCAAATGCACTGCCGTACTTAGTGGCCAAAAAGGATACAAAAGATCCGGTCAATGCATGGACGCTAAAACTCTCTAAAAAACAACTAGGCACAACATTGACTGCTAGCACAGCAGCATCTCAGTGGTCTAAGACAAAAGAGACAAATGCAGCGGACCTTGCTGGTCTCAAATCATGGCTGCTCAAAAACAAAGAAACTGCTGCATCTGATATGAAGATTGCATCCATCTCAAGCCTGACATTCTCAGGAAAAACAAAAGGCCAGCGTGCGAAGACGGTATCGATCAAGCTGACATATCATCTGAAAAATAAAACAGGCACGTATGCAGTAAACAAAAGCACAACGGCAAGTATGAAGATGACCGAGTTTAGATCCGTCATGGGCGCAACAAAGGTGAAAAGCACATTTGCGTCTGTCAAAAACAATACAAATGACTTTACGATTTCAGGAAAAGGATATGGTCACGGCATTGGCATGAGCCAATACGGAGCCAAAGCTAGAGCAGAATCTGGAAACTCATATTCTTCCATACTTTCGTTCTACTATCCAGGTACAAAACTAACAAACTATTAA
- a CDS encoding LytR family transcriptional regulator codes for MRAERKRKKKKVLWIVLSIIGLFVLATGGYAYHLWNTAASTVAGIQENLKKSDKRDKDVDLNKKDPISILVMGVDERKNDRGRADTLIYMTVNPKTKTTEMVSIPRDTYTKIVGKGTMDKINHSYAFGGTQMAADTVEELLDVPVDYFVKVNMESFKDIVDTLGGITVNSTFAFSYDGHSFGTGEINLNGDQALAYTRMRKQDPKGDFGRQQRQRQVIEGIIAKGANISSITKFGDMFKVVENNMKTNMSFDDMWTMMNDYRDARQRVEQHELKGTGARINNIYYYQLDDNSLAKVKKELKESLEQ; via the coding sequence ATGAGAGCTGAAAGAAAACGAAAGAAAAAAAAGGTTCTTTGGATTGTTTTATCGATTATTGGCTTATTCGTATTAGCAACTGGCGGATATGCATATCATCTTTGGAATACAGCAGCATCAACCGTGGCAGGCATTCAGGAGAATTTAAAGAAGTCAGATAAGCGTGACAAAGATGTCGATTTAAATAAGAAAGACCCGATTTCTATTTTAGTCATGGGTGTTGACGAAAGAAAAAATGACCGAGGCCGTGCGGATACATTAATATACATGACCGTTAACCCAAAAACCAAAACGACCGAGATGGTGAGTATCCCGCGTGATACGTATACAAAAATTGTCGGAAAAGGCACAATGGATAAAATCAACCACTCCTATGCATTCGGCGGCACACAAATGGCAGCAGATACAGTAGAGGAATTGCTTGATGTACCTGTTGATTACTTTGTGAAAGTCAATATGGAAAGCTTTAAGGATATTGTCGATACACTTGGCGGCATTACAGTTAACAGCACATTTGCTTTCAGCTATGACGGCCATTCATTTGGTACAGGAGAAATTAATCTAAATGGAGATCAAGCCCTTGCCTACACAAGAATGAGAAAGCAAGATCCAAAGGGTGACTTTGGACGTCAGCAAAGGCAGCGCCAAGTCATTGAAGGCATCATTGCAAAAGGGGCAAACATTTCATCTATTACGAAGTTCGGCGATATGTTCAAAGTCGTGGAAAACAATATGAAGACCAACATGTCATTTGATGATATGTGGACGATGATGAATGACTACCGTGATGCAAGACAGCGTGTGGAGCAGCACGAGCTGAAAGGAACAGGAGCACGCATCAATAACATCTATTATTATCAGCTTGATGATAATAGTTTGGCTAAAGTGAAGAAGGAATTGAAGGAAAGTTTGGAGCAGTAA
- a CDS encoding IS1182 family transposase: MFHTRNSSQHEAEFVLLDQLVEEDHLLRKIDQYIDFSFIVDKVKPYYSENKGRPSLDPLILFKMMFIGYLYGIRSERQLEKEIYYNMAYRWFLGLNINDPVPHHSTISWNRRTRFKDTTIFQDIFDEIVLQAINHDMVGGRVLFTDSTHLKANANKHKYTRKTIEQDTQNYINELEEAIQEDRVAHGKKPLKVKEEVKTKKDIRQSMTDPESGYLYRENKPEGFFYLDHRTTDMKYNIITDAHVTPGNIHDSIPYLDRLDHQIARFGFQVEAVALDSGYLTTSICKGLSDRHIFGVIAHRRFHPTRGLFEKWKFQYDSESDHYICPNGEKLLYTTTDRKGYRFYKSDPKKCVSCPFLESCTRSKNHQKVISRHVWEEHKEKIRQNRLSASGKELYKKRKEKIERSFADSKQLHGLRYCRLRGKQNVSEQVLLTAACQNMKKIATHLAKLG, encoded by the coding sequence ATGTTCCACACTAGAAATTCTTCTCAGCACGAAGCCGAATTTGTATTGCTAGATCAACTGGTCGAAGAGGATCACCTGCTTCGTAAAATTGATCAGTACATTGATTTTTCATTTATCGTAGATAAAGTAAAACCGTATTATAGTGAGAATAAAGGTCGCCCTTCTCTTGATCCACTTATTTTGTTCAAAATGATGTTTATCGGATACCTGTACGGTATCCGTTCTGAAAGACAACTTGAAAAAGAAATTTACTATAACATGGCGTATAGATGGTTTTTAGGTTTGAACATCAATGACCCCGTTCCTCATCACTCGACCATTAGCTGGAATCGTCGTACTCGATTTAAAGATACAACGATTTTTCAAGATATTTTTGATGAAATTGTGCTTCAAGCCATCAATCATGATATGGTAGGAGGCCGCGTTCTTTTTACTGATTCAACTCATCTTAAAGCCAATGCCAATAAACATAAATATACGAGAAAAACGATTGAACAAGATACCCAGAACTATATAAATGAATTAGAAGAAGCGATCCAAGAAGATCGGGTGGCACACGGAAAAAAGCCCTTAAAGGTAAAAGAGGAGGTGAAAACGAAAAAAGACATTCGTCAAAGTATGACTGACCCTGAGAGTGGCTATCTTTATCGTGAAAATAAACCGGAAGGCTTTTTCTACCTAGACCACCGTACAACGGATATGAAGTACAATATCATCACGGATGCCCATGTCACGCCCGGCAATATCCATGATTCTATTCCGTATCTTGATCGATTGGATCACCAAATCGCCCGATTTGGTTTTCAAGTAGAAGCTGTTGCCCTTGATTCTGGTTATTTGACAACCTCAATCTGTAAAGGTTTATCGGATCGCCATATTTTTGGTGTCATCGCACATAGACGCTTTCATCCAACAAGAGGATTATTTGAGAAGTGGAAATTTCAGTATGATTCTGAATCTGATCACTACATATGCCCAAATGGCGAGAAGCTATTATATACGACAACTGATCGAAAAGGTTATAGGTTCTACAAATCAGACCCTAAAAAATGCGTATCGTGTCCTTTCCTTGAGAGCTGTACAAGATCGAAAAATCATCAAAAAGTGATCTCAAGACATGTATGGGAGGAACACAAAGAAAAGATCAGACAAAATCGTCTGTCTGCCTCTGGAAAAGAGCTATATAAAAAAAGAAAAGAAAAAATAGAGCGAAGCTTTGCAGATTCAAAACAACTGCACGGGCTTCGCTACTGTCGGTTGAGGGGAAAACAAAACGTGAGTGAGCAAGTTCTCCTCACAGCTGCGTGCCAGAACATGAAGAAGATTGCCACACACCTAGCGAAGCTAGGCTAG
- the wecB gene encoding non-hydrolyzing UDP-N-acetylglucosamine 2-epimerase, giving the protein MKTLHVMTVFGTRPEAIKMAPLVLELKKHPQIKSSVTVTAQHRQMLDQVLKAFDIQPDHDLNIMKERQTLSEITSNALLKLDQLFQEEKPDIVLVHGDTTTTFAGSLAAFYHQISVGHVEAGLRTHNKYSPFPEELNRQMTGTIADIHFAPTDEAKQNLLIENKKEETICVTGNTAIDALQTTVTEQYQHPILEKIGTDKMILLTAHRRENLGQPMKNMFRAIRRVVEEFEDVQVVYPVHLNPAVRDAAQTEFSGLDRVHLIEPLEVVDFHNFAAASHFILTDSGGVQEEAPSLGKPVLVLRDTTERPEGVKAGTLKLAGTDEETIYKMAKELLVDQKEYDNMSKASNPYGDGQASRRIVEELLHRFGLSEEKPAPFKS; this is encoded by the coding sequence TTGAAAACATTACATGTAATGACTGTATTCGGGACGAGACCTGAAGCGATCAAAATGGCCCCCCTTGTCCTTGAACTAAAAAAACATCCGCAAATCAAATCCTCTGTCACTGTGACTGCTCAGCATAGGCAAATGCTTGATCAAGTGCTGAAAGCCTTTGACATTCAACCGGATCATGATTTAAATATTATGAAAGAACGCCAGACATTATCTGAAATCACATCAAATGCACTGTTAAAGCTAGATCAATTATTCCAAGAAGAAAAACCTGATATTGTCCTTGTCCATGGGGATACTACAACAACCTTTGCAGGAAGCTTGGCAGCATTTTATCACCAAATTTCAGTCGGTCACGTCGAAGCTGGATTGAGAACACACAATAAGTACTCGCCGTTCCCAGAGGAATTGAACCGTCAAATGACAGGCACTATTGCCGATATTCATTTTGCACCTACAGACGAAGCGAAGCAGAATCTTTTAATTGAAAATAAAAAAGAAGAGACCATATGTGTGACAGGGAATACAGCGATTGACGCCCTGCAAACAACGGTTACTGAGCAGTATCAGCACCCTATTTTAGAGAAAATAGGCACGGATAAAATGATCTTGTTAACGGCCCATCGCAGAGAGAATCTCGGACAGCCGATGAAAAACATGTTTAGAGCCATTAGACGTGTTGTAGAAGAGTTTGAAGATGTTCAGGTCGTTTATCCTGTTCATTTAAACCCTGCTGTACGTGATGCAGCTCAGACAGAATTTAGCGGTCTCGATCGGGTACACTTAATTGAACCGCTTGAAGTCGTTGATTTCCATAACTTTGCTGCCGCTTCACACTTTATCTTAACGGATTCTGGCGGTGTACAAGAGGAGGCGCCTTCTCTAGGGAAGCCAGTATTAGTGCTGCGTGATACAACAGAACGTCCAGAAGGCGTGAAAGCCGGCACGCTTAAGCTTGCAGGTACAGATGAAGAGACCATTTACAAAATGGCAAAAGAGCTGCTAGTAGATCAGAAAGAGTATGACAATATGTCGAAGGCGTCTAACCCTTATGGTGACGGACAAGCCTCGAGACGAATTGTCGAAGAGCTCCTCCATCGATTTGGATTAAGTGAAGAAAAACCTGCCCCATTCAAATCATAA
- the galU gene encoding UTP--glucose-1-phosphate uridylyltransferase GalU, with amino-acid sequence MKKVRKAIIPAAGLGTRFLPATKAMPKEMLPIVDKPTIQYIIEEAVESGIEDIIIVTGKGKRAIEDHFDFAPELERNLEEKGKSELLEKVRKSSNIADIHYIRQKEPKGLGHAVWCARNFIGDEPFAVLLGDDIVQAETPGLRQLMDEYEKTLSSVIGVQQVADSDTHRYGIIDPLTQEGRRYQVKNFVEKPPQGTAPSNLAILGRYIFTPEIFMYLDQQEIGAGGEIQLTDAIQKLNDIQRVFAYDFEGKRYDVGEKQGFIETTLEFALQDEDLKKKLIPFMKQLLEKEEVN; translated from the coding sequence TTGAAAAAAGTACGTAAAGCCATTATCCCAGCTGCAGGTCTTGGGACACGTTTCCTCCCTGCAACAAAAGCTATGCCTAAAGAAATGCTGCCAATCGTTGATAAACCAACCATTCAATATATTATTGAAGAAGCTGTTGAATCAGGAATTGAAGACATTATTATCGTCACTGGAAAAGGGAAAAGAGCCATTGAGGATCATTTTGATTTTGCACCAGAGCTAGAGCGCAACCTGGAGGAAAAAGGGAAGAGCGAGCTTTTAGAAAAGGTGAGAAAATCCTCTAACATTGCTGACATTCATTACATACGTCAAAAGGAACCTAAAGGACTTGGACACGCCGTTTGGTGCGCACGCAACTTTATCGGTGATGAACCTTTCGCCGTTTTATTAGGTGATGACATTGTTCAAGCCGAAACACCTGGACTTCGCCAGCTGATGGATGAATACGAAAAAACGCTTTCATCTGTGATCGGTGTTCAGCAGGTAGCAGACAGCGATACACATCGCTACGGGATCATTGATCCTCTTACACAAGAAGGACGCCGCTACCAAGTGAAAAACTTTGTTGAAAAGCCGCCGCAGGGAACAGCACCATCAAATCTAGCCATCTTAGGGCGATACATTTTCACACCAGAGATCTTTATGTACCTTGATCAGCAAGAAATTGGTGCAGGCGGAGAAATTCAACTGACAGATGCCATCCAAAAGCTGAATGACATTCAGCGCGTATTCGCCTATGATTTCGAAGGAAAACGATACGATGTCGGTGAAAAGCAAGGCTTCATCGAGACGACTCTAGAGTTCGCCCTTCAAGATGAGGATCTGAAAAAGAAACTCATTCCATTTATGAAACAGCTTCTCGAAAAAGAAGAAGTGAATTAA